A region of Mesotoga infera DNA encodes the following proteins:
- the ruvB gene encoding Holliday junction branch migration DNA helicase RuvB: MEEERFLTPGEVREDNSIKSLRPKNLKEYIGQSQIRRRLRIAIEAARVRHEALDHVLLAGPPGLGKTTLAHIIANELGSEIYVTSGPVIEKQGDLAAILTGLERDDVLFIDEIHRLNRNVEEILYSAMEDFQLDIMIGKGPSARSIRLDLNPFTLVGATTRSGFIGAPLRNRFGMILEMEFYPDKDLKQIIIRSATLLGTSIRDDAALLLARRSRGTPRIANRLLRRVRDIVTVEGENEITVNTVESAMTLLSIDEEGLDSMDKRLLGVLIESYNGGPAGVKAIAASIGIEPETISEVYEPFLLQSGFLVRTNRGRMVTEKAYRHLGLPLEGKISTLWNYVDQRDEAEE; the protein is encoded by the coding sequence ATGGAAGAGGAACGTTTTCTTACGCCGGGCGAGGTGCGGGAAGATAACTCGATTAAGAGCCTGAGACCCAAGAATCTTAAGGAGTATATCGGCCAGTCCCAGATAAGGCGGAGATTGCGAATAGCCATCGAAGCGGCCAGGGTGCGGCATGAGGCACTTGATCATGTTCTGCTTGCCGGGCCTCCAGGTCTGGGAAAGACGACACTGGCCCACATCATTGCCAATGAACTGGGGAGCGAGATCTATGTAACCTCGGGGCCGGTAATTGAGAAGCAGGGTGATCTGGCGGCCATCTTAACAGGATTAGAGCGAGACGATGTGCTTTTCATAGATGAGATTCACAGGTTGAACAGAAATGTTGAAGAGATTCTCTACTCGGCTATGGAGGACTTTCAACTGGACATAATGATCGGAAAGGGTCCGAGTGCGAGATCGATCCGGCTCGATTTGAATCCCTTTACACTCGTCGGAGCCACTACGCGAAGCGGCTTCATCGGTGCTCCATTGAGAAATCGTTTCGGAATGATACTCGAGATGGAGTTCTACCCCGACAAAGACTTAAAACAGATAATCATCAGATCTGCCACTCTTCTAGGAACTTCAATAAGAGATGATGCAGCCCTTCTGCTTGCGAGAAGGTCGCGCGGTACTCCCAGAATAGCCAATAGATTGCTTAGAAGGGTACGTGATATAGTCACCGTTGAAGGTGAGAATGAAATTACTGTAAACACCGTCGAGTCGGCGATGACCTTGCTCTCCATAGACGAGGAGGGGCTCGATTCAATGGATAAGCGGTTGCTCGGGGTCCTTATTGAGAGCTATAACGGCGGGCCGGCAGGTGTTAAGGCTATTGCAGCCTCGATAGGAATCGAACCTGAAACAATCAGTGAAGTATATGAGCCTTTCTTGCTACAGAGCGGCTTTCTGGTCCGGACAAATCGGGGCAGGATGGTCACCGAAAAGGCATATCGCCATTTGGGGCTTCCTCTGGAAGGGAAGATCTCCACATTGTGGAACTACGTTGACCAGAGAGACGAGGCAGAGGAGTAG
- a CDS encoding NAD(+)/NADH kinase gives MRVMKAAVFYNKARISSETLDWLSKEIESHGIETSLCEDGISCLPLEAEVVLTFGGDGTVLKAIPMAIMNDLPVMSFRVGSVGFLAAFELGMLHTALDLLLEDRLQSISRKVMEVKIGDSTRYALNDCVVERSSPSRTVSFNINICGQSSYSVVGDGIIFATSTGSTAYAMAAGGALVDPEASCFQVTPICPHNPFVGSVVLAATRQVRLEVRQDKGFPLEAYIDGSLISKIRTGDKIEVGLSEKSVSLLREGSFDFVALLKKKLAFGGRLRDDI, from the coding sequence GTGAGAGTTATGAAGGCAGCAGTTTTCTACAACAAGGCAAGAATTTCTTCCGAGACATTGGATTGGCTTTCAAAGGAAATCGAATCTCACGGCATAGAAACTTCGCTGTGTGAGGATGGAATCTCATGTTTGCCTCTGGAAGCAGAGGTTGTTCTCACCTTCGGAGGAGACGGGACCGTACTGAAGGCAATACCGATGGCAATCATGAATGATCTTCCGGTTATGAGCTTCAGGGTGGGTAGTGTGGGCTTTCTGGCCGCCTTTGAGCTTGGTATGCTTCACACGGCGCTTGATCTCTTACTCGAAGACAGACTCCAGAGTATTAGTAGAAAAGTAATGGAGGTCAAGATCGGAGATTCTACTAGATACGCGCTAAACGACTGCGTCGTTGAACGTTCTTCACCGAGCAGAACTGTCTCTTTCAACATCAACATTTGTGGACAGAGCAGTTATTCAGTTGTCGGTGACGGAATTATCTTCGCGACAAGCACCGGTTCAACTGCCTATGCAATGGCTGCAGGTGGAGCCCTTGTCGATCCCGAGGCGAGCTGCTTTCAAGTTACACCTATCTGCCCTCACAACCCTTTCGTAGGATCGGTTGTTCTGGCGGCGACAAGACAAGTCAGATTGGAAGTGAGACAAGACAAAGGCTTCCCTCTAGAAGCCTACATTGATGGTAGTCTCATATCTAAGATCAGGACAGGCGATAAGATAGAAGTAGGCCTCTCGGAGAAAAGCGTTTCTCTTCTGCGTGAAGGAAGCTTCGACTTCGTCGCTCTGCTGAAGAAAAAGCTCGCATTCGGGGGGCGTCTAAGAGATGATATCTAG
- a CDS encoding phosphate uptake regulator PhoU: protein MISRVGLERIDNLRIEILRMARYVQSIFNKTAVAVLERNEHQARDVIYSDSVIDYHQVELQAMIIGLTGILTPTGKELRLLTLSMNIVSTLERIGDKCVFICERSLSLTKRPPIGYHEKLKTMFELVSIMTKGAIDNLVDPSLSEAVRLCKNDDFVDRIKEEVKVDLVKYCEESPSIISRALDLMMIFSALEEIADLSTELMEAAVYIDAGRYYRCVNDSFQPVDFETQNNEG from the coding sequence ATGATATCTAGAGTCGGCCTTGAAAGAATCGACAATTTGAGGATCGAGATCCTCAGAATGGCCAGATATGTGCAAAGTATTTTTAATAAGACGGCCGTAGCAGTTCTCGAGAGAAATGAACACCAGGCACGAGACGTGATCTATTCCGACTCCGTAATAGATTATCATCAGGTGGAACTGCAGGCGATGATTATTGGACTGACGGGCATACTGACTCCGACTGGCAAAGAGTTGAGGCTTCTTACACTCTCGATGAACATTGTGAGCACGCTTGAGCGGATTGGTGACAAGTGCGTCTTCATATGCGAGAGAAGTCTCTCACTAACGAAGAGGCCACCTATCGGTTATCACGAGAAGCTAAAGACTATGTTTGAACTGGTATCGATAATGACCAAGGGCGCGATCGACAATCTTGTCGATCCTTCGCTGTCTGAAGCTGTCAGACTATGCAAGAACGATGACTTTGTGGACAGAATCAAGGAAGAAGTGAAGGTGGATCTCGTAAAATACTGCGAAGAGTCTCCTTCGATAATTAGCAGAGCGCTTGACCTCATGATGATTTTCAGTGCTCTCGAAGAAATCGCGGATCTATCTACAGAACTCATGGAAGCTGCTGTATATATTGATGCTGGGCGATATTATAGATGTGTAAATGATAGCTTTCAGCCTGTTGATTTCGAGACCCAGAATAACGAGGGGTGA